In one Pseudomonas sp. Bout1 genomic region, the following are encoded:
- a CDS encoding transglutaminase family protein, translated as MRLSISHETTYHYEDQVRASIQYLRLTPHDSERQHVLSWQLDLPRPVRAQLDPFGNILHVLTMDEPHEAIIIGARGQVDIDELREAEHESQSAFPFLRCTRLTEPDEALRSFAEKHCHQRRDRSALIDLMHALNQYMTYSPGATEVDTCAAKAFAGRAGVCQDHTHAFLACARSLGIPARYVSGYLYSEDCEHLASHAWAEAWLDDAWYSFDVTNQLARPERHLKLAVGLDYLDACPVRGMRRGGGHEQMHAKVFVAPTPVISVQQQ; from the coding sequence ATGAGACTTTCCATCAGCCACGAAACCACCTACCACTACGAAGACCAGGTGCGTGCCAGCATCCAGTACCTGCGCCTCACACCCCACGACAGCGAGCGCCAGCACGTCCTCAGCTGGCAGTTGGACCTGCCCCGGCCGGTGCGAGCGCAACTGGACCCGTTCGGCAACATCCTGCACGTGCTGACCATGGACGAGCCCCACGAAGCCATCATCATCGGTGCCCGTGGCCAGGTGGACATCGACGAATTGCGCGAGGCCGAGCATGAAAGCCAGTCGGCGTTTCCGTTCCTGCGTTGCACCCGTTTGACCGAGCCGGACGAGGCCCTGCGCAGCTTTGCCGAAAAGCACTGCCACCAGCGCCGCGACCGCAGTGCGTTGATCGACCTGATGCATGCGTTGAACCAGTACATGACCTATTCGCCGGGCGCTACCGAAGTCGACACCTGCGCCGCCAAAGCCTTCGCGGGGCGTGCCGGGGTGTGCCAGGACCATACCCACGCCTTCCTCGCCTGCGCCCGTAGCCTGGGGATTCCGGCGCGGTATGTGTCGGGGTATTTGTACAGCGAAGACTGCGAGCACCTGGCCAGCCATGCCTGGGCTGAAGCCTGGCTGGATGATGCCTGGTACAGCTTTGACGTGACTAACCAACTGGCCCGGCCAGAGCGGCATTTGAAGCTGGCGGTGGGCCTGGATTACCTGGACGCCTGCCCGGTGCGGGGCATGCGTCGTGGGGGAGGGCATGAGCAGATGCATGCCAAGGTATTTGTGGCGCCGACACCGGTGATATCGGTGCAGCAGCAGTAG